The following is a genomic window from Pecten maximus chromosome 19, xPecMax1.1, whole genome shotgun sequence.
ACTGTAActctgaaatataaaataagtcATTAGTACTGTAActctgaaatataaaataagtcATTAGTACTGAAACTCTGAAATATACATTAAGTCATTAGTACTGTAActctgaaatataaaataagacAATATTACCGTACCTCTGGAAAACATTATAAGTCGTTTGCGCGATACCTCAGAGACATCATAAGTCATTAACCCAGTAACGCCGAGCTTtaacattgatttatcaatagtTCATATCTAATGAAAGTGTGTGTATCAATGCATTAAAgaattgatatacaatgtaaaggTCCAATTAAGATTTGCTTGTCAATCAATAGATTTTGAACATTAAATTCAGCGAGTCAATTTTTTAAGAATTGGTCCAATTTTTTGTGGTTTCCTCAACTAATGGAAAACGTAGATGGTCTTTGAAACTTTATATCTCGTCACAGTCAAAAATTAAAAGGGAGACCTTCCTGTTATCACGTGCATCGACGGAGTGGGTCGTCAGGATGTACTAGCTCTTAACATACTTCaaacacaatacaacaataAAACGTTGTGCATTGTTCGTAAAATCGTTTTCCAGTGTTAATGGGATAGTAAATATAGGTAGTTGAGCCAACGTGTCTCAGTTTGGGTAGGCCCTACAGTagtggtttgatttgtttttgtttaacgccctttaacagccagggtcattaaaggacgtgccaggttttggaggtgaggaaagccggagtacccggaaaaaaacccagcggcctacggtcagtacctggaaattgccccacgtaggtttcgaactcgtacAGTAGTGATAAGATATCTATCCAGTATCAACACAGTGATGCTACtacagttttgttatatttgataaGCTAGTGTCTTGTGGATGAAACATGACTGGCAAAGTTCATTACTTATCCTTGCTGTTTGCATTATGTAACTGTGAAAATATGGTTACAGAGATGACTGAAATGACTCACATGAGACATTTACGCCTAACTGATGATAGTGCAGGTATTGCGATGTTCACATCTAGTGTCCTGCGATGTGCGGTACAATGCAACTCGTCCTGTGTGTCACTCTCCTATCACGGAGGTACTAAAAGTTGTCGCCTCTACAACGTTCTGCTCAGTAATGATGCTTCAACTGCTGAAAATGGATGGAAGTCATACAGGAAAATTACATGTGAGTTTTTAACCTCTCCTCCTCTTTCTTCCAAGTGAAAGCTAGATTGTATTAAAACTAAAACCCTCGATAATggaaaacattttacatattttactagatctacataaatgtatatgcATGCATTTTTTATAACTGATGTTGTAATGGAACCATGCATTATTCGATGAACTACATTTTCTGTGTTTGAAATTGATAGCCAGAAAATAAAGGATATGGGTCGTCTGTTTCATCGACTTCAGCTGCCTAAATATGAGTGATGGCAGGTTCTTTAGTGAGAACCAAGTTAATAGGAACGAAATGCAAGGCATGCCgcataaatatgtattttatcaagGAAACGATATAACTAGCAGTGAAATTATGATGGAAGTGGTGCTGACACTCTTTATAAACTCGCCTCGATTTGACGTTAGTCTTTGATACTCGTTGCTGTGTCGGGTAGTTTATCATCCTAGTCTATATATTAGAAGTTATATTACCTGGAGTTGATCTTCCATCATTTTCTGCGTATTACCCGCCCCAGGAAATAGACCGTGGGAAGCAATAATTAGCTTTTTTAATTTCGAGATAAGCCGTACTGGCCGATTACCCGCGCGTGATACGCCGAGTTTACTTCTAGAATGTTTGCAATCATTATTgatgtttaaagatatttatattgatagcCAACAAGGAAATTGTGCCCAATATGGTATGATACGTTCGTATGTCCATTTTCCATGTTTTATCATCATATAACcttaacaacaaaatcaaaagtTATCAGATCATAATTTTCCTAAACATGTTCGTAACGTCGTCACGAAACGACGTCGTTAATGCTGACGTCATTATATTAAGCGTATTTTTGACGTCACGAAAACTATTGCTACCGGAATAAAAACCCGATTGATCAAAGTAACTTGCAAAAATTTTCTAAAACTAATTTTATATTGGGGCAATGTAGAGCACATGGAAATATAAATCTGTAATTGGAGAATTAGTTTGCCGCTTTTTCTCTTCATTGGTTGTCTCTGAAAACAATTCTTCCATGTTTACAAGTAAACGGGCGTTGCTCTACAGTTTCTTTTAATTAGAATTATCTTTCTCTCATACACATTCTCATAATTTTGATAAGAATAATAAGAATCTCTGTTCGGTTTACATGTTCCATGACCCAAAGAGGTCAATTTACCACGGAGATAATAACTCGGCTATGATGGCTATGATGAGTACACATcacaataggtatatatgtatgtacttaTATCTTGTATTTGTTTGCACACTTAGAaataattgtgaaaaaaaagtcTTCATGTGTAAAAGAACAAAGCACAAAAGAATCATATCCCGCTATTAGACAATCGTATAGCCCGCAAGGTACAGACAGGAAAGACCCATTCTTACGGTAGATTCCAATGAGGGTTGTCGTCGATGTGACAGGAGACGTTTACCTTTAAGGGACACCTGGTCTTatgctttttttttcaaaggtaATGTCAACGTAGCCACCAAGGGTACTCTTTACAAAAtcctttgttgttgtttttcatttcattttcatgttaatAGGATCGAATAACAGGCTATATAAATGTTCTCCGACAGTAGCTAATTAGACTGATTGTATGTTATTCACAagtattaaattttgaaatgaaaattataaaatacaacagTCAAGGGGATATAactcatttatacaaaatagaAATACAGCTATTATTTGATTATTAAAGGGatattccttcgttcggacatcagaaacatgcagaatttctattgatgaaatctatgtctgaacgatgattatatgaatgtttgtgcctacaagtaatCAACGTCGACATGTACAGGGAAAAGACGTAATGTAGACAAATAGTtcaaataccgtatgtctttgcagaaattagtgatacttcgggtcgaattaagaattttcaagACTTGATACTCGAAGatctttggtttatcttgagaatAAAACTgtcgtattaatgtaaagattataacttttactacttggaaaaatacatattttccagtaagtttaattttgacgacctaaactttattcaaaggAAAGAATGCTCCTTTTacgaacatatatatattgtctacatgtacatgccaCTCAGTTAGAAGCGTTGACCaaaaattcatttgtatattGTCGTTGTTGTTCTTTTCAATACtcttatgttgtatattttgtatagcTCACTGTCCTACCGACCTTGGCTATGTTTATGTCGACACGCTTGGCTGGTGTTACCGGTTGGTCATTGGACTAAACATGAACATTCCATCAGCTACTGATTTCTGTGAAGCTGATGGAGCACACCTGATCAGGATAAGCTCCACAGAACGGCAGCAACACATCACAGACTTTCTGCGTATGTCTAACTCATTATAACTAAATCAGCTACCATAGTCATCGATACACGCAAATAGAATCTAATAGAACGTTTTCCGCAGTTCAAATGTCTTTTTAAATGAATGCACACACTTAACTGAATTGTCGTAAAAGGTATACATTATTCTTTTTCTTACAAAATAATTTCCAAAGTTTGAATGCGGATTGCATTTCATTGGATCATGCATTGTTGTATTCTAATTATAAAACTTTACATTATGTTCTCATTTTTTcgaaatattatatttccttatgcgatatgaagtcagacgtgtttgatgatTGTTGATATGCCCAGTGGTTCCATAGTTACCACCCTCAAACTCCCTTTAAGATTGTGACTTAACCCtggtttgacctagatttgtatgctGTGTCGTctatgaagcagaagacgcttactctacAGAAACACCTGGTCATATCGTTTCAcctttttgttgatgttttgcCGTCAATAATCTATCCTGGGTTTGAATTATGATATCTTAAATATATCACTACACGCTCTTAGTATGGGTATGACAGCATAGTtataaacatatgaaatggTAACAGTTCATGCCCTTTTGCTTGACAATTATAGTTTGCTACATTTTATAGCATAATGTAGTTTGGTATGTCTGTTAAGCTATACCACCCATCGGCTAATCTGctaatgaatattttcttttttagttGCCAATGGAATCAGTTCGGTGTATATCGGGGGACGTTCTGAGAATAAAGATAACAACTTCGCATACGAGGACGGGACCCCTCTATCGTTTACGGCCTGGGACACATCCCAGCCTGTGTCCCAAACAAGCATCTATATTGAGTTGAAGGACAGTAGTTATGTATGGGCCAATGGGCATGGAACAATGAGTCGTGACTTTATGTGCGAGATATAACGGTTGTGACAAATGTTGGTAATTATTCAAGATTGGGCAAATAAATGGTTAGTAAAGTTTAATCCTTCCAAAACAGAGGCACTGCTTATCCATAATTCTGAGCTAgattatgtaattgatattaaatttgataatgttaGTGTGAACTTCGTAGAAAATCATAGGCACTTGGAAGTTATATTGGACGGAAATTGTAAATGGACCAGTCATATTGATAGTATTTGTAAAAAGGTATCGAAACAGATAAGTGTTTTGCgtaaacttaaatatatattaaatcgccacactttatatagaatatatacttcgtatattataccattattagaatattgttgtgaggtatgGGATGGGTGTAGTCTCGGTGACTCAGATAAACTAGAAAAACTTCAACTAGAAGCTGCACGTGTGATTACGGGATTACCATCTTACACTAGTATACAGTCATTATATTCTGAAAGTGGTTTAGAACCTCTTGCTATTAGACGCTCTAGGCGAAAATTGCAgcttttttataaaattaaacataaattatcTCCAAATTACCTAACATCACTTCTTCCACCATTAGTATCAGAAAATTCTCAATATAACCTTAGAAATGCCAATAATTACTCGTTACCAAATTACCGTTTACATCTTACTAATTCATCTTTCTTTCCCTCTACTATCCAACTATGGAATCATTTAGATAACGAAATCCGACAAAGTGTTACGTACTCGGCCTTTAAACATTCTCttcaaaattttacagacaCAAAAGTTCCCTTCTACTATCAAATTGGTGACAGAAAACATAACATTATGCATGCAAGATTAAGAAACAGATCTAGTACTCTTAACAACGatttatttcatgcaaatttgattaattttaaacactGCCAATGTGGACACCCTGTTGAAGAtgcatatcatttcttttttgaatgtaATAATTACTCTGTTCAGCGTTTGCAACTGTTTCGTGATCTAAATTATTTCATCCCACTAGACCTGCAACTTCTGCTATTCGGAAAAAATGAACTTTCTCATCAAGAAAATGTAACTATATGCCAATCAACCcaactatttattaaaaatacaaatagattttaaaaatatcttaattggaaattaatgtacattgtatttttgtctttgcGGACTCGGGTGACATTCGggtgtgtgtgaaatgttataaatgaaggACCAGAAAAGAAAAGGAGGAAGACACCACTGGCATGGATTATCATAGACATTAGACAAGTTTGAACGAAAGGAAAGTCGAATTGTGTACCAAAGTGATTGTTGCCCGAGTCCGCTTAGGTCTACCACAAAACTATTTGTCTTTTTgaagtatttagatatacatgtatatcccatatatataagattatttgtatcaatatcttataaaatctctTTCTGTCTCTCTCTTCCTTCCCCCCTCCAACTCCCCCTCTCTTCCCCTTTCTCTCCGTCTCCCTCcccttctgtctctctctctctctctttctctctatttcttataaaattagattgtaaatatgttaataaaactaccatcatgtgaattttttctcaatgtaaaattgtatcgggagagggcttaatataagttggaaaacttgtgcccaatccctttgtaacaaattgtaaattacaaataaaatatgtttaaatcaaattcaaGATTAGATAACGTTGTTCATCATACATTATTGATTATCAATGATtctttatttttgataaaaatcaCAAGTGGAAATGgttaatgatatttttcattgcGTGCAAAATCAACATTATTACTTTAACaataaatttataataaagAAACCAACCTTATATCGCCTCAtatcaatgaaatgaaattgttgGATAGAAACCATGTAGGAGCCAATGTTCACGGTAAATACGATGATCGCTGTCATTGTTGATTAAACGtatttttttaaccaaaatGACTAGCAGATATTAGTACCCGCATGATGGTTGCTCTAATGACACGATGTACAAAATGTAGACGCTTTTGTCAGGATTCAGTTGCTGGTTGCATTGCAGGAGATGTCCTTATccatatacagtggaccctcgataatccgaacaccttcgttcccagcccaaaccgtccggattacgagttttccggactgccgaatttcgtctaccaggtcaaaaaaattgtcgtgtaagagttatctccccttgactatatacaatccgggacgtttcataaacacgtcttGTTGTCAGTCTTTTTTGCAAtgaatatacttatgtttctgatatgattcttgttttgttttattttgtagaaactaaaaaataaactatgtttttaaaagtacatgtaaagtgaaagttgttttatttatagcgggcatatgtgatctacaaacaacacacgtgtgtcacgtcccggcggttcacaaacaagtagaaattacaaacgttaaataccttaaataaaagacccggattttacaacttaccaacAGTCCATGTTTTTGCGTTTTTTTTTACCGTAAGTTAAAACCCTAAAATGAAAGAcccaatatacaatgtacgtttcTTACGTAAATTAGaaacctgaaatgaaagacccgCGGTctgtacaacttaccatcagtccatgtttttttgtttttgtttttatgatttttacgtaagttaaaaatctgaaataattaattaatgtggTGAATCGTAACTCACTTTGCAACTAAATGTATGAATAAACCCGACATTACTTCTAATCATATTGAATGTGCAAACTtttctgtgtgtgtgtttttttaatgaaaatgtttcaaacTGAAAGATTCATTGAGTATCACTATCTAACTGCATGAataatattgttaatatataacacattcctACATGAAGATGTGCGAGGGTATGTGTGATGGTAATGAGGaagggtgtgtgtgtgagagagagagagtgtgtGTGATGTTGATGAATGTGTGTGTAGGGTATGTGTGATGGTAATGAGgaagggtgtgtgtgtgtgtgtgtgtgtgtgtgtgtgagagagagagtGTGTGTGATGTTGATGAATGTGTGTGTAGGGTATGTGTGTGTTGGGTATGTGTGATGGTGGTGAGGGTATGTGTGTGATGGTGGTGAGGGTATGTGTGTGATGGTGGTGagggtatgtgtgtgtgatggtgagggtgtgtgagggtgatgagggtgtgtgtgagggtgatgagggtatgtgtgatggtggtgagggtatgtgtgtgagggtggtcagtgtgtgtgtgtgtttgttttatgtAATGTGTGCAGGGCTATTATGGGTAAGCTGTCTTCTTATTGTAAATATACTTAATCAAATCATGAAAAAGTTTCCATTCCATTTGGAGGACATCTTCGATTTAAAAGATATATTGCTCCTCCGGgtatcattttgaaataagcCAATAGCATATTTGAGCATCACCACGAAACTGTACACGTAATGAAATAATCGATTTCCTCTCTGTCAATACAGTGACAAACATTGTACACTGTCATATTACAAATAGCATTGTCATATAAAATCAGTATGGCACTCGAGATATACACAGGTTACAAACGATGTGATAAGACATGTTCAAGAAATAATGAGTTTTCAGAGCTGcagttttaaaatttgttttaaaatctatATGTTAAGCACTCGTACACTCTAGGCTAAAGCCTGCTCTACAAAATGGACGGTGTGACAGAGGAAATAGTTATAGATAAGAATCCAAATCTAGAGTAACCATCCGAGATTACTGTGATACATGTATGCTGCAACTTTTGAAATGACATTATGTTACTGaacattgtatttcaaaattgagATGTATCCGACTGCATACGTTTTGGACCAGAACGCTGATTATTTTAATcgttacattataatgtatgatagcaGAGGTCACTTCATGTAATTAGTTTTTTCAATCTCGCCCCCTTTTGTTCACACATATTGAACCAAAAGTTCAAATCATTGTAGTATTACACTATATGCAaatataagtaaccttattaATATGTCCATAGCAAAGTATTATTGGATTTAAGGGAACAATCATAGCCAATTATTTacaatgctttcctatggaaaaaaTAAGTTAAAAGAGTTTTattaagttaaggaatattcATGTAACTGGGATCAGTAATTGAATTGAACGCAAAGATAGACAGTTATTAAGCTGCTTTTATCTGCGCAAATACACTTATTTGAATTTGGGaacttttttcttttaaaaatgtaCCTGAAAATGGTTTTCAAGTGACATTTTAACTTATTTGCTATACACGGTGGTATAGAAGTAGGATTCGGGGAAACGTAACCGCGAAGGGTCGGTGTGTCGTGTCCTTGAACACTCCGTCCTGTTCCAGTCCACTCAAATGTAAATGAGAACGTAGTAGGACTATCTCAGAAGAAATGTCATAGTTAGCGGTTAGCGACGAAAAGACAGTTCCATCTGTATTCTCTTCAGGGAGTTGCAAAGCCGATAAAGGCCCAACAACCACGTATACTAATCTGTGAACCACATTGAGACAGCTGTCTTTTAACTTTCTATAAGGGCCCAGTTTCATCAATTTCATTAACCTAAAATTTCTATAAGAATGCATTACAGATTTTAAGCAAAGTTCCTTAGAtaagtatttttgttttcaattcaaTCATGCCTTCCTATGGAAATTCCAGGAAGGTTGATGAACCCGGGGCCTGGTATGGTATTAGAAGTGTCCCtaatcggaacccctcgtcggagaaaatgacgaggggttccgattgatTCTTCGAAggacggaggcgaggtgttccgatcGAAGTGTCCCGTCACTTACACGTGTTCTGAATCTGTGAATAGACTATGGTATATAATACGCAGTATAGTAGATCTAAGCGTGACGTTCCTTTGACTTCATTTTGTCACCTTCATAAGATATTTTTATCGTACATATCCATGCTTCCCATCCCCTGGCTTTTTATCAATGAACAAACAgtgaacatttttttaattgtcgtccatttcatcaataaaaataacaatacatcataACTGTCTTACCTCCACATTTATTCCGTCTTTGTACCGCTGTACTGataatatacagttaaaaaccCCTTACACTTATCAATCATCTATCTAATGACATTTAAAAGCATGCATTTATATAATGACTCTATGGAACTCACCGAAAACATATCCAGTAAAGAACACAATTTAAAGAGTTAACTACTTACGTAATATACATGTTAAAAGGTAGGTATTGATGTTGTTGCTATGTGAATGTCTTTATATAGACACGAGAAGAACTATTGATTCGTAGCGTTACTGTACACGCTCTCTGGGTGATAATTATCAGCTGTATGGGAGGACAATTAGTTTAAAGGCATAATTTTGGTAGATAGATGtacttttatttatcaataaaatatttaggGAGGAGCTATAAAAACAAGCAAATACACGGGTTCGATATATAATTAACAACCCATTAATAAATGTAAAAGTCCTCGGATGGAAAGAATGACGTCAAGAGGGTTTTATGAATAATTAATCATTTCTTGTAAAGAAACAGGACACGTGGCTTTCTTTATGCGTCATTGATTCCTGTTCTGCCACACTGACTTTCCTGTATGGAgtaacatgtgtatatatacaagacatcgtcgtaaattgtattttttgtaaGAATGAATTCAATCCCACTGAAAGATAAATACACGTTCGTCACATCTCGGCAGATTTCATATCGACGTCAAAAGGTACCGGAATCAGCCGAATGGATAAATACAAAGACCATCGTTAGGTAAGGCATGAATATTTATCTGACACCCGGAAGAAAATAATATCAACACAAGATATAATCTGATAATCGTTCAACAGCGGATAATACCGGCGCTACAACGTTTATTTATAATCAAACTCGTCTAAACGCTTGATGAAAAGCTGTAATATGTCTCTCTGACCAGAATTACAAAGCAGTGACGTAACTTGGGTGAACATAACGCGAAAATGATACCATGTAATTTTACATGGGATCTTAAAAATCTGGATATGActgtacaaaataaacatttcacgAGATACTGTAACACAAGCTGCAAATATTATAAAATGCATAGCCAGTAGTTTACTGACACCGATATGTTTTTACAGTATCCAtgtataaatcatttaaatcaccTGTGgataataatgttaattttgatataattatgtacttaAAAGACTACAtttcaacaaacaaacaaaataaataaataaaaattcagCGTTCTTTTCAATGATGTTATCGTGTGCATAGTTAAAAGTGCCTGCATTGATAGCAGctaattaaattgatataaaagacaTAAGCTATCAATAAATTTTTTTCGTAAAAACAAAGCTGCCAAAAGTTAGTATCAATATGGCATTGtgtattaataaaacaaaacactaGAAAATTCACAACATTTCAGGGCTTCTTAAAAATATCACACTCACGACGCTGTTTAGTAATTGAACTCAACAGTATCTTGAACGATCTTCATAATCCATAACGGAATGATGGAAGAAAAACAGATTTACTACATTAGATTATACAAACTTAAGTATAAATGTTATGCTATTCAGATAGAGAATGTACTCATTTCCATAGCGTCCGTTTTGACCCACTATCACTGTATAAAAGCTAATTTGCAACTTCCTGAGGGTAAATAGCACTGTAGATATAACTTTGAGCAATATTATCATCACCAACtgataaagtgtatatatattatacaataaatatataaatacaaaagaaacctataaaaataacaattacgAAATATTCTTAATACAATGTACTAGTATGTTACTTAAAATGATGAACGAGAACAAAAATGCTTAATAGATATTTTCTTCTGTAGTCTGTGATTATCCATTGGGAATGAAATACTTCCATACTGCATCCTCCATTCACCGGTTCGGGGATGTTCGTACGATCCCATTTTCTCATACATTtgtgaaatatcacaaaaataacacaattGTTTAGTATTGATGGCAAAAATTCAGCACTTTTATAGCATTTATATAGCATATAACTAATATTCTAATAAAGCACTTGTAGGTGTATAAGCAATTAAGTTGCATCGGCAAGGAACGTTTTGCACCAATTGAGACATGTCATTGCGACTTCTGGTTTTCGGCCATTGGTAGACTCGACACGAGAGTAGCTTCCAGCAGTTTGGAGATCACCATTTGAGCTTTCCCGGAATATACTTGTCCATGAGGCTGCTGTAGTAGGCTTGGAGGTTGTCTACATCCGGTGGAATTGGGGACTTGGTGTAGAGATCAAACTGATTGAACTCATTGACCCAAGCCATC
Proteins encoded in this region:
- the LOC117318158 gene encoding uncharacterized protein LOC117318158 — encoded protein: MTGKVHYLSLLFALCNCENMVTEMTEMTHMRHLRLTDDSAGIAMFTSSVLRCAVQCNSSCVSLSYHGGTKSCRLYNVLLSNDASTAENGWKSYRKITSHCPTDLGYVYVDTLGWCYRLVIGLNMNIPSATDFCEADGAHLIRISSTERQQHITDFLLANGISSVYIGGRSENKDNNFAYEDGTPLSFTAWDTSQPVSQTSIYIELKDSSYVWANGHGTMSRDFMCEI